The genomic segment TCCCTAATAAACTCAGACAGAGGGTATAGGGCTGTAAATGGGGGGGCAATAACAATTTCCCTATCTTTTTTCGGAATATCTTTCAGTAGTGGAATTAATACACGCATGTACTCAATCGCTTCGGTACATGTCATGTTCATCTTCCAATTCCCTGCAATGACCGGTTTACGCACGCTAGCTCCTCATTTTTCGCTTCTTGCCAACTTACGGCCTAGAGGATCAGAATTTGGAACAATGTATGTTTCATTTGCAAAAGAAATTTGATCTCCATCAATTAATTTCCTACCTCTTCTTGTTTCCACCATGCCATTTACTGATATTTTTCCTGACTTAATAATCATTTTGGCTTCACCTCCAGTCTGAACGATTCCCATGAATTTTAAAAATTGATCTAATTTCATTTACGTGCATTTAAATTAA from the Prochlorococcus marinus str. NATL2A genome contains:
- a CDS encoding RNA-binding S4 domain-containing protein, which gives rise to MKLDQFLKFMGIVQTGGEAKMIIKSGKISVNGMVETRRGRKLIDGDQISFANETYIVPNSDPLGRKLARSEK